In Glycine soja cultivar W05 chromosome 10, ASM419377v2, whole genome shotgun sequence, the genomic stretch ACACTTTGTTCCCTTGCATTCTAATTGGTTCccaaatatcattattttattcataCACCGAACCCAACAGAACAACACATTTATCCACTTGCCCAAGAATAATTATTGTGGTCCTGTTTTGATATATGCATTATAGAAACAATAATAGTAAAACTGCATCATATCTTTGAAAAATCAGCACTCCTCCTTCTACTACCCATAATTTTTCTCCAAAAAAATCGGTGTAGATGTTCAGTAGGGTGAAAGGCTAATCTAATCTGGTCCTTTAATTTAGCATCATTGATTCATTTTGCttttacattataaaaaaagaaatctagCTTTAATTTTGACAGATATAGATTAATCTATAAGAGTATAACTGTAATCTTTCGTGCGAGGAGGGTAAGAGAGATGATGAATTTATTAATGCAGTTTTTAGCATTAATGCCCatttcgtttttttttccttaggtGACGTTATTTCCTATTTCAAACCGTCTTTTATGTGTGTGCTGTATTTGAATTAATGAGTACGGGGGAAAATTTTGGATAAACATTTTACTTCAAGAAAAAAACTTACCAAATAAATTAGGGTTAAAATTAGCGGAAAAAAGTTTAAggataaaattcacaaaattttgaaaactactagaaggtaaaaaaaattttgtaattaagcctttttaattttaggaattaatttgatccatcattataattttatgaactAAATTAATTAGTCATTTACAGTTTTAGTTAAGATCATTAtaccattttatttattttaagaactaatttattgtttattacaATTTCAGAAACTAGATTGATTTatagtatataattttattgacctttatatcattatattaattttagaaattaatttgacTAATCATTATAATTTCAGAAACTATCTTCATAATTCACTTATAACAAATTGttggataaataatttttaaaaaaattagaataaaaagctAAAATTGTTTATagccaaaatttaaatttagcaTCCTTAATGTTTTCCTCACAAATTTAGTAACtcctcaattttaattttgaaattttaatctactgattaatttaacaaaaaaacgtgacaaaatataaatcaaaagatTGAACATCAAACTTTGTAATATATGAAAActatacaattaaaataataaataaactaaatttgcaaacaaaaaaaaaagtgagacaaaacttgaattttaattataataagagGCCAAAATGCAATTAAATCCACAATTAAATTGGCATCATAAAGCATCTAATATtcccttcttctctttctttttttccagtttttcctttcctttaccaccaaaaaataaaataaaatcctacAGTTTCTTCTTCCGTCCCCTTCCCTTCTATTCTATCATCAGATTCCGCAAAGACGTCCTTTCTTGTCCAAACACAGACCCACTGacaccatcatcatcataatcacCAATGTTCTCATCGACACCACAATTGTCCTTGTCCTCTCCTCCACCATTCCCCATCCCCAATTTTCTCGATCTCATCTCCCACCACCATCAAAAATAATAAtctgaaaatgaaaagaaactaaaaatccaaaccaaaccaaaccaaattcAAAGACACGATGAAATTGAACTATCAATTTTGATACCAATTGAAGGACTAAAGAAGTTTCATCAAAATGAGAAGAAACTAAAAACCGAACCGAACTCCACGAACACCCATTTCTCCCCACTAATGGTGTCATCTCCATTGTTAGTGTCcctcactttttttctttctctccctctcttgtTGTTTCTATCTCCTCATATTTTGTCCCCTCCCGACGCCGACGACCTCGCCCTCTTCCGCCGCGCCGCCGCCCCCCACACAACCTCCCACCTCTCCGCCACCCCGAAAATCGCCTTCCTCTTCCTCACCAACTCCAATCTCACCTTCTCCCCTCTCTGGGAGaagttcttctcttcttcttcctccgaTCACCACCGCCACCGCCTCTTCAACATCTACATCCACGCCGACCCCACCAAAAACATCACCATCTCCGGCGGCGTCTTCCACCACCTCGTCCCCGCGAAACCAACCGCCCGCGCCTCCCCCTCCCTCATCTCCGCCGCCCGCCGCCTCCTCGCCGCCGCCCTCCTCGACGACCCCCTCAACCACTACTTCGCCCTCCTCTCCCAATACTGTATCCCTCTCCACTCCCTTCAATTCACTCACAACTTCCTCTTCAAAAACCCACACAAAAGCTTCATTGAGATTCTTTCTAACGAACCCAACCTCTTCGACCGCTACACCGCGCGTGGCGAACACGCGATGCTCCCAGAAATCCCCTTCTCCTCCTTCCGCGTGGGGTCGCAGTTCTTCATTCTCACTCGCCGCCACGCGCGCGTGGTGGTGCGTGACATTCTTCTCTGGAACAAGTTTCGCCTTCCGTGTGTCACGGAAGAGCCTTGTTACCCAGAAGAGCATTATTTTCCGACGCTATTGTCCATGCAGGATCCGAATGGGTGTACCGGGTTTACCCTGACCCGGGTCAACTGGACCGGGTGCTGGGACGGGCACCCGCATCTGTACACCGCCCCGGAGGTCTCGCCGGAGCTCATTCTCCGGCTGAGAGAATCGAATTCGAGCAGTTACGTGTACCTCTTCGCGAGGAAGTTCGCGCCGGAGTGTCTTACGCCGTTGATGGAGATCGCCGATGACGTCATTTTACGGGAGTGAGAGTGAGGACTACTTTCTCTGGTTTCTGTTCTAAACACATACTCTACAGTGACGTCACTTTTGCTTTttctggaaagaaaaaaaaaatcttgtttatctatttatttatttattgttatggaCCTTAATTATGCCTTGTGGTGGGGATGTCGCTGTCGAACTTTAGGGGTTTTTTGGTTTTCGCtggttataattttatttttggcatTTTTTTTAAGGGATAAGGGAAATTCCACAAGTGAGTAGAGGTCATGTATATCTCAACTTTGCTATTGGAAGGAGGAAAATTTCAATTAGGATTTTGAAATTAACACCACTTATCAAGTTGGTCCATAATATTAGAGTATACGAATTTAGTTGGAATGGAATAGGGTAAACATCTAACTGTtgaaaattattagtttttataataataattgtcaTTATTTCTCTAAAAAGTGTAATTTAGATTGATCTCTAGTTAGTTAGCATAGGTCCTttatggataaaataaaattctctaaaagcataagagaagaaaataagattaaaataaattgaataattgGTACACCTCAGACTTTTGCAAAAATTAGAGGAGAGAAGTTCTGTAGAAGTTATGTGCATCAGAGTAGTTTACACTTTATAGTGTATCATTAGGCACCcccatttatttttatatttttttttctttctagaagCAAGGTAAGGCACCCCCATTTAATAGTTACCAAAGTTTAGGACTAAAATACATTTTCCTAATGTCAAGAATAAATTGACTCATAgaggaaataatttaattataacttaCTGAAAATGTGAAGATTTTCTTTATCTTCTCATCTAATAATAGATTGTTATGTgtgataaatttgtttatttctatagtaattattttaaaaaaattatatttagggTGATTTCAATAGAAATTAAAGTTGAATTAGTGTTTGTTCAATAGGAACCGTATGgtgtaaaaaaatagaaaaggatcAGTTTTTCTTCAGAGTTTTATccaattcaaataatttaaggGTTACCTAACAAAGTGACACTGACTAATGCGACCTGC encodes the following:
- the LOC114371956 gene encoding glycosyltransferase BC10-like, producing the protein MVSSPLLVSLTFFLSLPLLLFLSPHILSPPDADDLALFRRAAAPHTTSHLSATPKIAFLFLTNSNLTFSPLWEKFFSSSSSDHHRHRLFNIYIHADPTKNITISGGVFHHLVPAKPTARASPSLISAARRLLAAALLDDPLNHYFALLSQYCIPLHSLQFTHNFLFKNPHKSFIEILSNEPNLFDRYTARGEHAMLPEIPFSSFRVGSQFFILTRRHARVVVRDILLWNKFRLPCVTEEPCYPEEHYFPTLLSMQDPNGCTGFTLTRVNWTGCWDGHPHLYTAPEVSPELILRLRESNSSSYVYLFARKFAPECLTPLMEIADDVILRE